GTAGAATAGGAAATCTTATAAAAGCAAGGCATTTTACCTTGCTTTTATTTTACTAAAAATTGAAAAAATAAAAACAATCAATGTTAAGAGAATAAAGTCAAAAGTTGCTTGAAAATTACAGTAATCTGAATAAAAGTAGATTATAAAACAATAAATAAAAAAAGTTTATAAAATGTAAAAAAAAGCTTGAAAACACTATATAACAATAGTATAATTAAGAAGTTGCATAGCATACAGCTAAGAATTAAGAGGTTGCCGGGCTTCCGGGTAATTCTTAATGAGTAAGTTTGGATCTAGAATCCAACGACAGGGATTAAATCTGATGTCGGAGTGTTGCGAAACACCTGGAACAGTTTACAGAGGAATTGCTGTTGTGCGTTCGAAGTAAAACGTACATAAAAAGGAGGGAAATGAAATGTCAAAGCAAAAAATAAGAATTAGATTAAAAGCATTTGATCACACAATATTAGATCAATCCGCTGAAAAAATCGTTGAAACTGCTAAAACAACAGGCGCGAAGGTTGTAGGTCCAGTACCATTACCAACTGAAAAAGATGTTGTTACTATATTAAGAGCGGTTCATAAGTACAAAGATTCAAGAGAACAATTTGAGATAAGAACTCATAAGAGATTAATCGATATTGTTAATCCATCACCAAAAACTGTTGATGCATTAATGAGATTAAATCTTCCAGCAGGTGTTGATATAGAAATCAAGCTATAATACTGGAATAATATAAAAACGGCTAGTTATGATTGTTAACAGTCCGCTAATTAGTTTGGGAGGTGTAAATACATGAAAAAAGCTATAATAGGAAAGAAAATAGGAATGACACAGATTTTTGATGAAAAAGGAAAAGTGATTCCTGTAACTGTAGTTGAAGCTGGTCCATGTGTTGTTGTTCAAAAGAAAACATTAGAAAATGATGGTTATGAAGCAATACAAGTTGGTTTCGATGAAATTAGAGAAAAATTAGCTAATAAGCCAAGAAAAGGCCAATTTGCTAAAGCAGGAGTTAGCGTAAGAAGAACTCTTAAAGAATTCAGAATTGATGATATAAATCAATATGAAGTTGGAAATGAAATAAAAGCTGATGTATTTGAAGCTGGAGAAAAGGTTGATGTGTCTGCAGTATCTAAGGGAAAGGGTTTCCAAGGAGCTATAAAGAGATGGAATCAACATACAGGAGATATGACTCACGGTTCTAAGTTTAAGAGAGCACCTGGTTCAATGGGAGCTTCATCAGATCCATCTAGAACATTCAAAAATAAGAGAATGCCAGGACATATGGGATCTGTTAATACAACAGTGCTAAATTTAGAAGTTGTTAAAGTAATAGCTGAAAAGAATTTAATACTAATAAAGGGTGGAATCCCAGGGCCTAACAAAGGTACAGTAGTAATTAAAGATGCAGTTAAAGCTTAATTTCTGTAAGGAAAGGAGGAATTAGAATGCCTACAGTAGGAGTATTTAATAAAGAAGGAAACAAGGTTGCAGATATGGAACTTAATGAAAGTGTATTTGCAGCAGAAATCAATGAATATGCATTACATCAAGTAGTAGTTGCATTATTAGCTAACAAGAGACAAGGAACTCAATCAACTAAAACTAGATCTGAAGTTAGAGGAGGCGGAATCAAGCCTTGGAGACAAAAGGGTACTGGAAGAGCAAGACAAGGTTCTATCAGAGCACCACAATGGATCAAAGGTGGTATTGTGTTCGCACCAAAGCCAAGAGATTATAGAGTTTCAGTTCCAAAGAGCATGAGAAAAGTTGCTATGAAATCTGCTTTAACTAGCAAGGTTCAAGATAATCAAATGATCGTTCTTGATTCGTTGAATTTCGAAGCACCAAAAACTAAGAATATGGTTGAAATGTTAAAAGCTTTAGAAGCTAAGAAAGCATTAATTATAACAGCAGAATCTAATGAAGTTGTTTATAAGTCAGCAAGAAATATTCAAGGAATAAATATTATTCCAGCAAACAACATCAATGTATATGATTTATTAAAGTATGAAAAATTAATCATTACTAAAGATGCTGTATCAAAAATTGAGGAGGTGTACGCATAATGAAATTAACAAGCCATGATATAATAAGAAAGCCAATTATCACTGAAAAAAGTATGGCGTCTATGGCCGATAAGAAGTACACTTTCATAGTTCATGTTGATGCTAATAAATCTCAAATAAAGAGAGCTGTGGAAGAAGTTTTCAACGTTAAAGTTGAATCAGTTAATACTATAAACGGTATAGGTAAAACTAAAAGAATGGGCGTACATGTTGGTAAGAGAGCAGATTATAAGAAAGCTGTTGTTACATTAACTGAAGAAAGCAATGGAATTGAATTCTTCGAAGGAATGCAATAATAGTATAGTAAAGCCATTATTGGTGATAAACACCAGAGAAGCTTAAAGAAGGAGGGAATTTTAAATGGCAGTTAAAAAGTTTAACCCGATTACACCAGCAAGAAGACAAATGACTATGCCAACTTTTGAAGAAATAACTTCACAAGAACCGGAAAAGTCACTTCTTGTTGCGTTAAAAGTTAAAGCAGGTAGAAATAATCAAGGTAAAATCACTGTTAGACATCGTGGTGGTACCGTTAAAAGAAAATACAGAATAATAGATTTCAAAAGAAATAAAGATGAAGTTTCAGCAAAGGTTGCAACTATAGAATATGATCCAAACAGAACTGCATATATTGCACTTGTTGTATATGCAGATGGAGAAAAGAGATATATTCTTGCACCAGCAGGATTAAATGTTGGAGATGTTATTGAATCAGGAGTTAATGCTGATATCAAACCAGGAAATGCTCTTCCATTAAAGAATATCCCAGTTGGTACAGTAATTCATAATATAGAATTACAAAGAGGAAAAGGTGGCCAATTAGTTAGAGCAGCAGGAAATTCAGCTCAATTAATGGCTAAAGAAGGAGATTATGCAACTCTTAGATTACCATCAGGTGAAATGAGATATGTTAGAATCGAATGTAGAGCTACAATTGGAGCACTTTCTAATGCAACTAATGATATAGTTAATATCGGTAAAGCTGGTAGAAAGAGACATATGGGATGGAGACCAACAGTAAGAGGATCTGTAATGAACCCTAATGATCACCCTCACGGTGGTGGTGAAGGTAAATCACCAGTTGGTAGACCAAGTCCAGTTACTCCATGGGGTAAACCAGCACTTGGATATAAGACTAGAAAAACTAAAAAATATTCAGATAAATTTATTATCAAAGATAGAAGAACTAAGTAGTTTGAGGGGAATAATAAGTTCTCTTCAAAACTTAGAACTTAGTGCTTAGGAAGGGAGGCATATTAGTGAGTAGATCAACAAAGAAGGCACCTTTCGTTCATGAAGGGCTTTATAAGAAGATTGAAGAAATGAATGGTACTGGAGAAAAAAAGGTTGTTAAAACTTGGTCAAGAAGTTCAACAATTTTTCCACAATTTATTGGGCATACAATAGCTGTCCACGATGGAAGAAAGCATGTACCAGTATATATATCAGAAGATATGGTTGGCCATAAGTTAGGTGAATTTGTATTAACTAGAACTTATAAAGGTCATGAAGCAGATAAAACATCAAAAAGATAGCCTGGAAAGGAGGATCATAAATGGAAGCTAGAGCTATAGCAAAATATATCAGAATGTCTCCAACAAAAGTGGGAGTGATTCTTGATTTAATCAGAGGAAAACAAGTTAATGAAGCTTTTGCGATTTTACAATATACTCCAAGAGAAGCAGCAGTAGTAATAAACAAAGTTTTAAAATCAGCTGTTGCAAATGCTGAAAATAATTTGGAATTAAATGCTGATAACTTATATGTTTCAGAATGTTTTGTTGGTCAAGGATCAACATTAAAGAGATTCCAACCTCATGCTCAAGGTAGAGCATTTAAGATTTTAAAGAAAACAAGTAACATAACAGTAGTTGTTAAAGAAAGAGCATAATATAAAAGGAGGGAAAAGCAAGTGGGACAAAAAGTTAATCCTCATGGCCTTAGAGTAGGCGTTATCAAGGGATGGGATGCAAAATGGTATGCAAATAAAAAGAATTTTGCTGATAATCTTATTGAAGATAATAAAATTAGAAAATTTGTTAAAAAAGATCTTTTTGCAGCAGGTATTTCTAAAATTGAAATTGAAAGAGCTGCTAAGAGAGTTAAATTAAACATATATACAGCAAAGCCAGGTGTCGTTATAGGCAAAGGTGGATCAGGAATTGAGAATTTAAAGAATAAATTAACTCAATTTGTTGAGAGTAAAAATGTTTTAATAAACATAGTTGAAGTAAAAAGTGCAGAAGCTGATGCTCAATTAATGGCTGAAAATATTGCTGCACAATTAGAAAAGAGAATTTCATTCAGAAGAGCTATGAAGCAAACAATGCAAAGAGCTATGAAACATGGAATAAAAGGTGTAAAAACTTCATGTTCTGGTAGATTAGGTGGAGCTGAAATAGCAAGAACTGAACATTATCATGAAGGAACAATTCCACTACAAACATTAAGAGCTGATATTGAATATGGATTTGCTGAAGCAGATACAACATATGGAAAAATCGGAGTTAAAGTGTGGATTTATAATGGAGAAGTTCTTCCAACTAAGAAAGTAGAAAAGGAAGAAGCTAACGCATAGGAAAGGAGGAATAGATCATGTTAATGCCTAAGAGGGTAAAACATCGTAAGGTGCAACGTGGCAGAATGAAAGGTAAAGCAACAAGAGGTAATTTCTTAGCTTATGGCGATTACGGAATTCAAGCATTAAGCTGTGGATGGATAACTAGTAATCAAATTGAATCTGCCAGAATTGCTATCAATAGATACATTAAAAGAGGTGGAAAACTTTGGATAAAGATTTTCCCAGATAAGCCAGTTACAGAGAAACCAGCTGAAACAAGAATGGGTTCAGGTAAAGGATCACCAGAATACTGGGTTGCAGTAGTTAAGCCAGGTAGGGTTTTATTTGAATTATCAGGAGTACAAGAAGAAACTGCTAGAGAAGCAATGAGACTTGCTTCACACAAACTTCCTGTAAAGACAAAATTTGTTTCAAAAAGAGATTTTGAGGAAATGGGTGGTGAACAATAATGAAGGCTAGAGAATTAAAAGAATTGAAATCAAACAATCCTCAAGATTTAACAGTAAAATTGGGTGACCTTAAAGCAGAATTATTTAACTTAAGATTTCAATTAGCTACAGGACAATTAGAAAATCCAATGAGAATAAAAGAAGTTAAGAAATCTATAGCCCAAATAAAAACCATCTTAAGAGAAGAAGAATTAAAAGCATTGGAACAATAAAAGTTGGAAGGAGGTAAGCCCTAATGGAAAGATCATTAAGAAAGAAAAGAATTGGTAGGGTTGTTTCTGATAAAATGGAAAAGACTATTGTAGTTGCAGTTGAAACTAAGGTTAGACATCCGTTATATGGAAAAACAATTAATAGAACTACAAAGTTTAAAGTACATGATGAAAATAATGAAGCTAAAATTAATGATAGAGTATCAATAATGGAAACTAGACCTTTATCTAAGGATAAGAGATGGAGACTTGTTGAAATAGTTGAAAAGGCTAAATAAGCTTTAAAACTGAAAGGAGGTTAATGTAATGATACAACAACAAACCTTATTAAAGGTTGCAGATAATTCGGGTGCAAAGGAAATTATGTGTATCAGAGTCTTAGGCGGATCTAAAAGAAAGTTTGGTAATATTGGTGACATTATAGTAGCTAGTGTTAAAAGCGCAACACCAGGTGGAGTTGTTAAAAAGGGTGAAGTCGTAAAGGCAGTTGTAGTTAGATCAGTAAAAGGTGTAAGAAGAGTAGACGGTTCATATATTAAATTTGATGATAATGCAGCAGTTATAATCAAAGATGATAAGCAACCAAAAGGAACTCGTATCTTTGGACCTGTTGCTAGGGAGCTAAGAGATAAAGAATTTACTAAAATATTATCATTAGCACCAGAAGTTCTATAAGAGGAGGTGGCCAACTTGAAGATACATGTAAGAAAGAATGATACAGTTATTGTTATATCAGGAAAAGATAAAGGCAAAACTGGTGAAATATTAAAAGCATATCCAAAGACAGGAAAGATTCTTGTTCAAGGAGTTAATATAGTTAAGAAGCATCAAAAAGCAAATAAGGGTCAAGTTGAAAGCGCTATAATTGAAAAAGAAGCAGCAATCAGCAGCTCAAAAGTTATGTTATATTGTAACAAATGTAAGAATGCAACTAGAATTAGTAACAAAATCTTAGATGATGGTACTAAAGTTAGAGTATGTAAAAAATGCGGAGAAACATTCTAAAATTTGAAAGGAGGTAACTAATATGACAAGACTTCAAGAAAAATATCAAAAAGAAGTAATTCCAGCTATGATTGAGAAGTTTGGATACAAAAATATAATGGAAGTTCCAAAGCTAGAAAAGATCGTAATTAACATGGGCGTTGGAGAAGCTAAAGAAAATCAAAAGGTATTAGAATCAGCTGTTAATGATTTAACTTTAATAGCAGGTCAAAAGCCTATATTAACAAGAGCTAAAAAATCTGTAGCTAACTTTAAAATTAGAGAAAACATGCCTTTAGGCTGTAAAGTTACTTTAAGAAAAGCTAAAATGTTCGAATTTGCTGATAAGCTAATGAGCATTGCTTTACCAAGAGTTAGAGATTTTAGAGGAGTATCTTCTAAAGCTTTTGATGGTAGAGGAAATTATTCATTAGGTATTAAAGAACAATTAATATTCCCAGAAATAGAATATGATAAGATAGACAAAGTTAGAGGGATGGATATTATCTTCGTTACAACAGCAAATACTGACGAAGAAGCTAGGGAATTATTAAGATTCCTTGGAATGCCATTCGCTCAATAATAAGGAGGGAAACACATTGGCACGTAAGGCTATTATAGAAAAGTGGAGCAAAACTCCTAAATTCAAAACACAAGCTTATACAAGATGTAGAATATGTGGAAGACCACATGCCGTATTAAAAAAATATGGAGTATGCCGTATTTGTTTTAGAGAACTTGCTTATAAGGGCGAAATTCCAGGTTGTAGAAAAGCAAGTTGGTAATATATACAATGTACGAAAGGAGGCACATTTAAATGGTTATGACAGATCCTATAGCAGATTTATTAACTCGTGTAAGAAATGCTAATGCTGTAAGACATGAAATGGTAGAAGTACCTTCTTCAAATGTTAAGAAGGAAATAGCAAATATATTATTACAAGAGGGTTATATAAAAGAAATTAATGAATATAACGATGGAGTAGTTCCAATGTTAAGATTAGCTCTTAAATACGGTGCTAACAAAGAAAGAGTTATAACTGGTATTAAGAGAATTTCTAAGCCAGGATTAAGAGTTTACTGTAAGAAAGATGAAGTACCAAAGGTTCTTAATGGTTTAGGTATTGCTGTTGTTTCAACTTCAAATGGAATAATGGTAGATAGAGAAGCTAGAAAGAACGGATTAGGTGGAGAAGTAATCTGTTACGTTTGGTAATATTTCAGATAAATAAAACTAAAAAATTGCAAAATGCGATTTTAAAATAATACAGGAGGTGCAATTATGTCAAGAGTAGGTAGATTACCAATAGCTATTCCTGCTGACGTAACTGTTACTGTAACACCAGACAACGTTGTTACAGTTAAGGGACCAAAGGGTGAATTAGTTAAGACTATGCATAACGATATAAGTATAGTTGTCGAAAACAATGAAGTAATTGTTACTAGACATAGTGAACAAAAAGATCACAGAGCTCTTCACGGTTTAACAAGAGCATTAATTAATAATATGGTAATTGGAGTAAAACAAGGTTACCAAAAGACTTTAGATTTAGTTGGTGTTGGTTATAGAGCTCAATTACAGGGTAAAAAACTTGTAATGAACCTTGGATATTCACATCCAGTTGAAATTGAACCTATTGACGGAATCACATTTGAAACTCCAGCTGCAACTAGAGTAATAGTTAGTGGAATCGACAAAGAAAAAGTTGGATTTGCTGCAGCAGATATAAGAAAATGGAGAGTACCAGAACCATATAAGGGTAAAGGTATTAAGTATGAAAATGAAGTGATTAGACGTAAAGAAGGTAAGACTGGTAAGAAATAATAGAAAGGAGTGAGTTTTATGTTCAAGAAGGTAGACAAAAAGGCAAGCAGAGAAAAACGTCACCTAAGAGTTCGTAAAAAAGTTTTTGGTACTACAGAAAGACCAAGACTTTCAGTTTTTAAGAGCGAAAAGAATATTTATGCACAAGTAATTGATGATATAAATGGTGTTACATTAGTAGCTGCTTCAAGTTTAGATAAAGATTTCGCTGCTAAAGGTGGAAATAAAGAAGGTGCTAAACTTGTAGGTGAAGCTATCGCTAAAAGAGCAGTAGAAAAAGGAATTGATACAGTGGTATTTGATAGAGGTGGATACATATATCACGGAAGAATTCAAGAATTAGCACAAGCAGCTAGAGAAGCAGGCTTGAAATTCTAATAAACAAGGAGGGAAATAAATGAGAATCGATCCT
The window above is part of the Clostridium saccharoperbutylacetonicum N1-4(HMT) genome. Proteins encoded here:
- the rpsJ gene encoding 30S ribosomal protein S10; translated protein: MSKQKIRIRLKAFDHTILDQSAEKIVETAKTTGAKVVGPVPLPTEKDVVTILRAVHKYKDSREQFEIRTHKRLIDIVNPSPKTVDALMRLNLPAGVDIEIKL
- the rplC gene encoding 50S ribosomal protein L3 — translated: MKKAIIGKKIGMTQIFDEKGKVIPVTVVEAGPCVVVQKKTLENDGYEAIQVGFDEIREKLANKPRKGQFAKAGVSVRRTLKEFRIDDINQYEVGNEIKADVFEAGEKVDVSAVSKGKGFQGAIKRWNQHTGDMTHGSKFKRAPGSMGASSDPSRTFKNKRMPGHMGSVNTTVLNLEVVKVIAEKNLILIKGGIPGPNKGTVVIKDAVKA
- the rplD gene encoding 50S ribosomal protein L4, encoding MPTVGVFNKEGNKVADMELNESVFAAEINEYALHQVVVALLANKRQGTQSTKTRSEVRGGGIKPWRQKGTGRARQGSIRAPQWIKGGIVFAPKPRDYRVSVPKSMRKVAMKSALTSKVQDNQMIVLDSLNFEAPKTKNMVEMLKALEAKKALIITAESNEVVYKSARNIQGINIIPANNINVYDLLKYEKLIITKDAVSKIEEVYA
- the rplW gene encoding 50S ribosomal protein L23 translates to MKLTSHDIIRKPIITEKSMASMADKKYTFIVHVDANKSQIKRAVEEVFNVKVESVNTINGIGKTKRMGVHVGKRADYKKAVVTLTEESNGIEFFEGMQ
- the rplB gene encoding 50S ribosomal protein L2, yielding MAVKKFNPITPARRQMTMPTFEEITSQEPEKSLLVALKVKAGRNNQGKITVRHRGGTVKRKYRIIDFKRNKDEVSAKVATIEYDPNRTAYIALVVYADGEKRYILAPAGLNVGDVIESGVNADIKPGNALPLKNIPVGTVIHNIELQRGKGGQLVRAAGNSAQLMAKEGDYATLRLPSGEMRYVRIECRATIGALSNATNDIVNIGKAGRKRHMGWRPTVRGSVMNPNDHPHGGGEGKSPVGRPSPVTPWGKPALGYKTRKTKKYSDKFIIKDRRTK
- the rpsS gene encoding 30S ribosomal protein S19; the protein is MSRSTKKAPFVHEGLYKKIEEMNGTGEKKVVKTWSRSSTIFPQFIGHTIAVHDGRKHVPVYISEDMVGHKLGEFVLTRTYKGHEADKTSKR
- the rplV gene encoding 50S ribosomal protein L22 yields the protein MEARAIAKYIRMSPTKVGVILDLIRGKQVNEAFAILQYTPREAAVVINKVLKSAVANAENNLELNADNLYVSECFVGQGSTLKRFQPHAQGRAFKILKKTSNITVVVKERA
- the rpsC gene encoding 30S ribosomal protein S3; this encodes MGQKVNPHGLRVGVIKGWDAKWYANKKNFADNLIEDNKIRKFVKKDLFAAGISKIEIERAAKRVKLNIYTAKPGVVIGKGGSGIENLKNKLTQFVESKNVLINIVEVKSAEADAQLMAENIAAQLEKRISFRRAMKQTMQRAMKHGIKGVKTSCSGRLGGAEIARTEHYHEGTIPLQTLRADIEYGFAEADTTYGKIGVKVWIYNGEVLPTKKVEKEEANA
- the rplP gene encoding 50S ribosomal protein L16, which encodes MLMPKRVKHRKVQRGRMKGKATRGNFLAYGDYGIQALSCGWITSNQIESARIAINRYIKRGGKLWIKIFPDKPVTEKPAETRMGSGKGSPEYWVAVVKPGRVLFELSGVQEETAREAMRLASHKLPVKTKFVSKRDFEEMGGEQ
- the rpmC gene encoding 50S ribosomal protein L29 is translated as MKARELKELKSNNPQDLTVKLGDLKAELFNLRFQLATGQLENPMRIKEVKKSIAQIKTILREEELKALEQ
- the rpsQ gene encoding 30S ribosomal protein S17, which translates into the protein MERSLRKKRIGRVVSDKMEKTIVVAVETKVRHPLYGKTINRTTKFKVHDENNEAKINDRVSIMETRPLSKDKRWRLVEIVEKAK
- the rplN gene encoding 50S ribosomal protein L14 — translated: MIQQQTLLKVADNSGAKEIMCIRVLGGSKRKFGNIGDIIVASVKSATPGGVVKKGEVVKAVVVRSVKGVRRVDGSYIKFDDNAAVIIKDDKQPKGTRIFGPVARELRDKEFTKILSLAPEVL
- the rplX gene encoding 50S ribosomal protein L24, whose product is MKIHVRKNDTVIVISGKDKGKTGEILKAYPKTGKILVQGVNIVKKHQKANKGQVESAIIEKEAAISSSKVMLYCNKCKNATRISNKILDDGTKVRVCKKCGETF
- the rplE gene encoding 50S ribosomal protein L5, which codes for MTRLQEKYQKEVIPAMIEKFGYKNIMEVPKLEKIVINMGVGEAKENQKVLESAVNDLTLIAGQKPILTRAKKSVANFKIRENMPLGCKVTLRKAKMFEFADKLMSIALPRVRDFRGVSSKAFDGRGNYSLGIKEQLIFPEIEYDKIDKVRGMDIIFVTTANTDEEARELLRFLGMPFAQ
- a CDS encoding type Z 30S ribosomal protein S14; translated protein: MARKAIIEKWSKTPKFKTQAYTRCRICGRPHAVLKKYGVCRICFRELAYKGEIPGCRKASW
- the rpsH gene encoding 30S ribosomal protein S8; this encodes MVMTDPIADLLTRVRNANAVRHEMVEVPSSNVKKEIANILLQEGYIKEINEYNDGVVPMLRLALKYGANKERVITGIKRISKPGLRVYCKKDEVPKVLNGLGIAVVSTSNGIMVDREARKNGLGGEVICYVW
- the rplF gene encoding 50S ribosomal protein L6, whose product is MSRVGRLPIAIPADVTVTVTPDNVVTVKGPKGELVKTMHNDISIVVENNEVIVTRHSEQKDHRALHGLTRALINNMVIGVKQGYQKTLDLVGVGYRAQLQGKKLVMNLGYSHPVEIEPIDGITFETPAATRVIVSGIDKEKVGFAAADIRKWRVPEPYKGKGIKYENEVIRRKEGKTGKK
- the rplR gene encoding 50S ribosomal protein L18, encoding MFKKVDKKASREKRHLRVRKKVFGTTERPRLSVFKSEKNIYAQVIDDINGVTLVAASSLDKDFAAKGGNKEGAKLVGEAIAKRAVEKGIDTVVFDRGGYIYHGRIQELAQAAREAGLKF